The following proteins come from a genomic window of Mucinivorans hirudinis:
- a CDS encoding Mobile element protein, whose protein sequence is MIRYTIKLSAAEVAELQTIIKKGSHSAHSFRVAHILLSCDKGEFSDNKGITNESICKVLKIGARTIDRVKKRFIEEGFEEVLERRPSGQLYQKKVDGDLEAKIVALCCSEPPAGFSKWSLRMLSNKVAELQYVDYISHVSVSNVLKKNELKPWKVKGWVIPPEQSANFVANMERVLDVYKQPYNEEYPVVCMDESPKQLIEEVASIPMKPGQDARVDYEYIRHGTVNIFIANEPLTGRRIVDVTDFRTKADWAKFIKKISDEYPTAKKIKLVMDNFKTHDGSAFYEIFPPEQAKELWDRFEFILTPKHGSWLNMAEIELHVLNGQCLNRHIPTKEKVIAEVEAWQNHRNNANLKINWQFTNEDARIKLKKLYPSIQN, encoded by the coding sequence ATGATTCGTTACACTATCAAATTATCGGCAGCGGAGGTTGCCGAGCTTCAGACAATAATAAAAAAGGGAAGCCATAGTGCTCATTCTTTTCGTGTTGCTCATATTTTATTGAGTTGCGACAAGGGAGAATTTTCTGACAATAAAGGGATTACCAATGAGAGTATTTGTAAGGTTTTGAAGATTGGAGCAAGGACAATCGACAGAGTTAAGAAACGATTTATCGAAGAAGGCTTTGAGGAGGTACTCGAACGTCGCCCTTCGGGTCAGCTCTATCAGAAAAAAGTAGATGGTGATTTAGAAGCCAAGATAGTAGCATTGTGTTGTAGCGAACCGCCAGCAGGATTTTCCAAATGGTCTTTGCGAATGCTTTCTAATAAAGTTGCTGAATTGCAGTATGTTGATTACATTTCACACGTTAGTGTGTCTAATGTATTAAAAAAAAACGAACTTAAGCCTTGGAAAGTAAAGGGGTGGGTGATTCCGCCTGAGCAGAGTGCTAATTTTGTGGCTAATATGGAGCGAGTGTTGGATGTTTATAAGCAGCCCTATAATGAAGAGTATCCGGTTGTTTGTATGGACGAGTCGCCAAAGCAGCTAATTGAAGAAGTTGCATCAATTCCAATGAAACCGGGGCAGGATGCAAGAGTAGATTATGAATACATTAGGCACGGAACGGTAAATATATTCATTGCCAATGAACCCCTTACAGGTAGGAGAATAGTGGATGTTACGGATTTTAGGACAAAAGCAGATTGGGCAAAATTCATCAAGAAAATATCTGATGAATATCCCACTGCCAAGAAGATAAAATTGGTTATGGATAACTTCAAAACTCACGATGGTTCTGCTTTTTATGAGATTTTTCCACCTGAGCAGGCAAAGGAGTTATGGGATAGATTTGAGTTTATTTTAACTCCCAAGCACGGCAGTTGGTTGAATATGGCAGAGATAGAGTTACACGTGCTCAATGGTCAGTGTTTGAATAGGCATATTCCTACCAAAGAAAAAGTTATCGCTGAGGTAGAAGCGTGGCAAAACCATCGAAATAACGCAAACTTGAAAATTAACTGGCAATTTACAAATGAAGATGCAAGAATAAAACTCAAAAAATTATATCCGTCAATTCAAAATTAA
- a CDS encoding transposase: MRVQINKLDFKGQNIYVGIDVHLKSWSVAVMSEGTLLKRFSQNPSADALHSFLTDNYPNALYKSVYEAGFSGFGAHYRLKELGIDNIVVNPADVPTMMKEKLRKTDAIDCVKLARGLRSGDLTGIYIHPQEALEQRSLIRLRETITKDMTREKNRIKAFLYFNGIQYPEQFDSGKSHWSKRFMDWLRSIELKTRYGRDTLQFYIEKAEYQREMLLRQTRLMRVLSRSAHIGSQLKLLTSVPGIGLTIGMNFLTELGDISRFRSSDQLAAYIGLIPMCHSSGDKHNDGDITLRKHATLRCYIVEAAWRSIRTDPAMTMAYGKYCERMKPSKAIIKIARKLINRIFFVLKRKQEYVSCVVK; encoded by the coding sequence ATGAGAGTACAAATTAACAAATTAGATTTCAAAGGACAAAATATTTATGTGGGAATTGATGTCCATTTGAAGAGTTGGTCGGTAGCTGTGATGTCCGAAGGCACACTCTTAAAGAGATTTAGCCAAAACCCTTCTGCTGATGCGCTACACAGTTTTTTAACAGATAACTACCCCAATGCACTCTATAAGTCTGTTTATGAAGCAGGATTTAGCGGTTTTGGAGCACATTATCGACTTAAAGAATTGGGAATAGATAATATTGTGGTCAATCCGGCTGATGTGCCCACAATGATGAAGGAGAAATTAAGAAAAACTGATGCCATTGATTGCGTGAAGTTAGCTCGCGGTCTCCGTTCGGGAGATTTAACAGGTATATATATTCACCCACAAGAGGCCCTTGAGCAACGTTCTTTGATAAGGTTAAGGGAAACTATCACTAAGGATATGACTCGCGAAAAGAACCGAATAAAAGCATTTTTGTATTTCAACGGCATACAATATCCGGAGCAATTCGACAGTGGTAAATCTCATTGGTCTAAGCGTTTTATGGATTGGTTGAGGAGTATAGAGTTGAAAACAAGATATGGCAGGGATACCCTGCAATTCTATATTGAGAAAGCGGAATACCAAAGAGAGATGTTGCTGCGTCAAACAAGATTAATGCGAGTACTCTCTCGGAGTGCTCATATTGGCTCGCAACTCAAATTACTCACTTCTGTTCCGGGAATAGGACTAACCATCGGAATGAACTTTTTGACAGAGTTGGGAGATATTAGCAGATTCAGGAGTTCCGACCAACTTGCTGCTTATATCGGATTGATTCCGATGTGCCACTCCAGCGGAGATAAACATAACGATGGAGATATCACTCTAAGAAAGCACGCCACCCTGAGGTGCTATATAGTGGAAGCGGCTTGGCGGTCTATTCGTACCGACCCGGCGATGACGATGGCTTATGGAAAGTATTGTGAAAGAATGAAACCGTCAAAGGCGATAATAAAAATAGCACGAAAACTTATTAACAGAATATTCTTTGTGCTAAAACGAAAACAAGAATATGTTAGTTGCGTTGTCAAGTAG
- a CDS encoding Cell division protein FtsK — protein MDNDLLIKLLENNNRLIFPSLGAFLKKEQGAGTKIVFSPFLKKDDGVLAGALADYFSLESGDAETMVAEYVTQINRALSQRGEYCFDGIGVLQYDPNGTLIIVNECREQVESQQQPTEQQYEVVVEQTTKSVEEVAPAQRAVPNPTVIPRPTQPTEPPVQLSSRFEQTIIEKPIALPPRYEQPAVPRPLQQRIAQPQPSAPKPAPQPAQQRVMPLQQPPVAAPQRPPQPPRPQSQQPPRPPQAGQRPPSPRPPQRQKPQKPVRTSSAASTKTDTLLVVAIIAAALVLILIVWGYLNTADFWA, from the coding sequence ATGGATAATGATTTGCTGATTAAATTGTTGGAAAACAACAACCGTTTGATATTTCCCTCGCTAGGTGCTTTTTTGAAGAAAGAACAGGGCGCAGGGACGAAAATTGTATTTTCACCTTTTCTTAAAAAGGATGACGGCGTTTTGGCAGGTGCACTTGCCGACTATTTTTCGTTGGAGAGCGGTGATGCTGAAACTATGGTGGCTGAATATGTGACCCAAATAAACCGCGCATTGAGCCAAAGAGGAGAATACTGTTTCGATGGCATTGGAGTGCTGCAATACGACCCTAACGGCACGCTGATAATAGTTAACGAGTGTAGGGAGCAGGTGGAGTCACAACAGCAACCGACAGAACAGCAATATGAAGTAGTTGTTGAACAGACCACCAAGTCCGTCGAAGAAGTCGCTCCGGCACAGCGAGCGGTACCGAATCCCACTGTAATTCCCAGGCCGACACAGCCTACTGAGCCGCCTGTGCAGCTATCCTCTCGCTTCGAGCAGACAATAATCGAGAAGCCGATTGCACTGCCTCCTCGGTATGAACAGCCGGCTGTGCCACGCCCGCTTCAGCAACGTATTGCTCAGCCTCAGCCATCTGCTCCAAAACCTGCTCCGCAACCCGCTCAGCAGAGGGTTATGCCTTTACAACAGCCGCCCGTGGCAGCACCCCAACGTCCACCACAACCGCCTCGTCCGCAATCTCAGCAACCGCCTCGTCCACCACAGGCGGGACAGCGCCCCCCCTCACCTCGTCCACCACAAAGGCAAAAACCGCAAAAGCCGGTACGGACAAGCAGCGCCGCAAGTACCAAAACAGACACACTTTTGGTAGTGGCAATAATTGCGGCTGCGTTGGTACTGATACTCATCGTATGGGGCTATCTCAACACTGCGGATTTTTGGGCTTAG
- a CDS encoding Aliphatic amidase AmiE, whose amino-acid sequence MNIAWENPTANLAKVREVIMATDADLVVLPEMFATGFSMSPELIAQPIDGEIVTTLQSIALQSGKAIITSVAIELDGLSGSNPRAGFVNRLFFFTPDGVYLTYDKRHTFRMGGEHEKYLSGEKRLIVHYKGLRIRPLICYDLRFPVWARNRGDYDVLVYVACWPDVRSYAWDTLLRARAIENQCYCIGVNRCGDEPKNSYSGDSVILDFLGKPLAQAEPYKEEVITTELSAGELNSFRAKFPAYLDADNFEII is encoded by the coding sequence ATGAATATAGCGTGGGAGAACCCCACCGCTAACCTTGCCAAGGTGCGCGAGGTGATTATGGCAACCGATGCCGATTTGGTCGTTCTGCCCGAGATGTTTGCCACGGGCTTCTCTATGTCGCCCGAGCTGATTGCCCAACCAATCGATGGCGAGATTGTCACCACACTGCAAAGTATTGCCCTCCAATCGGGCAAGGCAATTATCACAAGTGTGGCAATCGAGCTTGATGGTCTAAGCGGGAGTAATCCGCGCGCTGGTTTCGTGAACCGCCTCTTCTTCTTCACCCCCGATGGTGTATATCTCACCTACGACAAGAGGCATACGTTCCGAATGGGAGGTGAACACGAAAAATATTTAAGCGGCGAAAAACGACTTATCGTTCACTATAAAGGGTTGAGAATACGCCCGTTGATTTGCTACGATTTGCGCTTTCCTGTTTGGGCGCGAAACCGTGGCGACTATGATGTTTTGGTCTATGTAGCCTGCTGGCCCGATGTGCGCAGCTATGCTTGGGACACACTTTTGCGGGCACGAGCAATTGAGAATCAGTGCTATTGCATTGGTGTAAATCGATGTGGGGATGAGCCTAAGAACAGCTACTCGGGTGATTCGGTAATTCTTGATTTTCTCGGAAAGCCTCTTGCGCAGGCAGAACCATACAAAGAAGAGGTGATTACTACCGAACTCTCTGCCGGTGAACTAAATAGTTTCCGCGCAAAATTCCCGGCATATTTGGATGCGGATAATTTTGAGATTATATAG
- a CDS encoding Mobile element protein: protein MEEILFTPYIGVGCGIDVHKDLIVATIQRGNEVVGTKEFDGFTVSLESLRDWCKDAGVTHIAMESTGIYWKPVFNILEDDFEVILVNARHVKNVPGHKTDKKDSKWLSKLLVSGLLKGSFIPPRDIRDLRDLVRYKKKLVAHSASEKNRIIKILEDCNIKLSSVLSDVDGAVGRNIISALIDGESDVNQLMRFYHGKIKTPRSEFVKALQGKVSDHHRFMLQFHRDVIANDDAMLERLDAEIAKAVSDYEVELELLETIPGVGRDSAIGIISEIGVDMERFPDENHLSSYCGVSPGNNESAGKKKVQRP from the coding sequence ATGGAAGAGATACTATTTACCCCCTACATTGGGGTTGGTTGCGGGATTGATGTCCATAAGGATTTGATAGTTGCAACCATTCAACGAGGCAACGAAGTTGTCGGCACAAAGGAGTTTGACGGTTTTACCGTTTCCTTGGAATCTTTGCGTGATTGGTGCAAAGATGCGGGTGTCACTCATATTGCGATGGAGAGCACCGGTATTTATTGGAAGCCTGTGTTCAATATTTTGGAGGATGATTTTGAGGTTATTTTGGTTAATGCTCGGCACGTAAAGAATGTGCCTGGTCATAAGACCGACAAGAAGGATAGCAAATGGTTGAGCAAATTATTGGTAAGCGGACTACTCAAAGGTAGCTTTATCCCTCCACGCGACATAAGAGATTTACGAGATTTAGTTCGCTACAAGAAGAAGTTAGTAGCTCATAGTGCATCAGAGAAGAATCGTATAATCAAGATATTGGAGGATTGCAATATCAAGTTATCAAGTGTATTGAGTGATGTTGATGGAGCCGTTGGTCGCAATATCATCAGTGCATTGATAGATGGAGAGAGTGATGTAAATCAATTAATGCGGTTTTATCACGGCAAGATAAAGACACCTCGTAGTGAGTTTGTCAAAGCTTTGCAGGGTAAGGTTAGCGATCATCATCGTTTTATGTTGCAGTTTCATCGAGATGTGATAGCTAATGATGATGCTATGTTGGAGCGGTTGGATGCAGAAATAGCCAAGGCTGTTTCTGATTATGAAGTTGAATTGGAGCTATTGGAGACCATACCGGGTGTTGGGCGAGATAGTGCCATTGGTATTATAAGCGAGATAGGTGTTGATATGGAACGATTTCCTGATGAGAACCATTTAAGTTCTTATTGTGGTGTAAGTCCGGGCAATAATGAGAGTGCGGGTAAAAAAAAAGTACAAAGACCATAA
- a CDS encoding 4-hydroxybenzoyl-CoA thioesterase family active site has product MRYGEVDRMGFLYHSHYVEYFDVGRSEMMREVGMPNSEIEARGIELPVLKVEIDYKKPAFYDDLLTIRTTLRELPKVKIRFDYEVFSENGELITTGAVTLAFMNAKTKRPVRCPEFLIEAIAKYLP; this is encoded by the coding sequence GTGCGCTACGGCGAGGTAGATAGAATGGGTTTTTTGTACCATTCTCACTATGTTGAGTATTTTGATGTTGGGCGGTCTGAAATGATGCGTGAGGTGGGGATGCCTAATTCTGAGATTGAGGCGCGCGGCATAGAGTTGCCGGTGTTAAAAGTGGAGATTGATTACAAAAAGCCGGCTTTTTACGATGATTTATTGACGATTAGAACAACCCTGAGAGAGTTGCCAAAGGTAAAGATACGTTTTGATTATGAGGTTTTCAGCGAGAATGGTGAGTTGATAACCACAGGGGCAGTAACGCTGGCTTTTATGAATGCGAAGACAAAGCGTCCGGTGCGCTGTCCTGAGTTTTTGATAGAGGCAATAGCTAAGTATTTACCTTAA
- a CDS encoding S1 RNA binding domain, translated as MIRGQMNTLTIVRATDNGIYLADSELNEVLLPNRYVPENYSFGDKIEVFVYTDSEDRLVATTDLPKIMAGGVASLEVAGRTAFGAFLDWGLPKDLFIPRSNQTEPMEQGRRYPVAAYVDNVSGRVVATTKLGKYVNNETITVAPKEQVEIIVAQRRERGFRVIINRKHWGMLYDNQIYNPVEIGDTLTAYVYKIADDGRIDVSLQQQGLDQVKVATDALIQLARENGGVLPYGDKTAPEQIQAATGMSKKVFKRAIGYLMRQGLMVVGDTSCELIEKSSEN; from the coding sequence ATGATTAGAGGACAAATGAATACTCTGACTATTGTCAGAGCAACCGATAATGGCATATATCTAGCAGACAGCGAATTAAACGAGGTGCTATTGCCCAATCGCTATGTGCCGGAAAATTATAGCTTCGGCGATAAGATAGAGGTTTTCGTCTATACCGACTCTGAGGATAGGCTTGTGGCGACAACCGACCTCCCCAAGATTATGGCAGGAGGGGTGGCTTCGCTCGAAGTGGCGGGAAGGACGGCGTTCGGTGCGTTTTTGGATTGGGGGTTACCCAAGGATTTGTTTATCCCGCGCAGCAACCAAACCGAACCTATGGAGCAGGGGCGGCGTTACCCCGTGGCAGCTTATGTGGACAATGTGAGCGGGCGGGTTGTGGCGACCACGAAGCTGGGGAAATATGTTAATAACGAGACTATCACAGTCGCACCCAAGGAGCAGGTGGAGATTATTGTGGCGCAGCGTCGGGAGAGAGGTTTTCGCGTGATTATCAACCGCAAACATTGGGGGATGCTCTATGATAATCAGATATATAATCCTGTTGAGATAGGCGATACACTTACGGCTTATGTCTACAAAATTGCCGATGACGGGCGGATCGATGTCTCGTTACAGCAGCAGGGTTTGGACCAGGTGAAGGTGGCGACCGATGCGCTCATCCAATTAGCAAGGGAGAATGGCGGAGTGTTGCCCTATGGCGATAAAACCGCGCCCGAGCAGATACAGGCGGCTACGGGTATGAGCAAGAAGGTTTTCAAGAGGGCGATAGGTTACTTGATGCGTCAGGGACTAATGGTAGTTGGCGACACGAGTTGCGAATTGATAGAGAAGAGTTCTGAAAATTAA
- a CDS encoding Mobile element protein has protein sequence MGATQISLAERREMVEKNHPRLSLVQQCILLNICRSGIYYASKGRASADELAVKAEIDRTYTKMPFYGVERMTEHLRKKGFTISPKRVRRYFRDMCISAIYPKPNTTWHNKEHKIYPYLLRGLTIDRVNQVWSTDITYIPMNGGYMYLCAIIDWHSRFVLAWGISNTHDSEFCQELLKEAIARYGKPEIFNTDQGSEFTAKEFVKILEENEIQISMDGKGRALDNIFVERLWRSVKYEYIYLSNPGSGKELYDGLTDYFRLYNTERLHQSLEYKTPSEVYMTAA, from the coding sequence GTGGGAGCTACTCAAATCTCGTTAGCCGAGCGTAGAGAGATGGTAGAAAAGAATCATCCTCGGCTGAGTTTAGTTCAGCAGTGCATATTGCTAAACATTTGCCGCAGTGGCATATACTATGCGAGCAAAGGAAGAGCAAGTGCAGATGAGCTTGCTGTTAAAGCAGAGATAGACCGCACCTATACCAAAATGCCTTTCTATGGTGTCGAGCGGATGACTGAACACTTGCGAAAGAAGGGTTTTACGATAAGCCCTAAGCGAGTGCGTCGTTACTTTCGGGATATGTGCATCAGTGCTATCTACCCCAAGCCTAACACCACGTGGCATAATAAGGAGCATAAGATATACCCCTATCTATTGCGAGGATTAACTATTGACAGGGTAAATCAGGTTTGGAGTACCGACATCACCTATATCCCAATGAATGGAGGTTATATGTACCTGTGCGCCATCATTGATTGGCATTCGCGCTTTGTGTTGGCTTGGGGGATAAGCAATACTCACGATAGCGAGTTCTGCCAAGAGTTGCTCAAAGAGGCTATTGCCAGATACGGCAAGCCGGAGATATTCAACACCGACCAAGGGAGTGAGTTCACGGCCAAGGAGTTCGTTAAGATACTTGAAGAAAATGAGATACAGATAAGTATGGACGGTAAAGGTAGGGCTTTGGATAATATTTTTGTCGAAAGGTTGTGGCGCAGCGTAAAATATGAGTATATTTACCTGTCGAACCCCGGCAGCGGCAAAGAGTTATATGATGGCTTGACTGACTATTTTCGTCTTTACAACACCGAAAGGCTACATCAATCGCTTGAATACAAGACTCCGAGTGAGGTCTATATGACGGCGGCATAG
- a CDS encoding Membrane-bound lytic murein transglycosylase D precursor: protein MKKLFLIILSLFSINSFSQTGYAYFAELPQQLTFAGEKVPLEYADVRESLKRSMLTVMYMHSTTMQILARTTRYFPVVVPILKEQGIPEDFKYLMMAESQLNPNAASAAGARSFWQFIESTAKQYGLETGGNVDMRYDIESATRAACRYLKDAYKKYGSWTMAAASYNVGMAGVSNRASKQSVENYYDLHLPEETMRYVFNILAYKAVTLNPAKYGFELRKEDYLQPYKNFRYVEVSGAKIDWSQVAADNGTNYKMLRTLNPWIRSYEYESKSARTFRVAIATGDFRTLGH, encoded by the coding sequence ATGAAGAAGTTATTTTTAATTATTCTCTCCCTGTTCTCCATTAACTCTTTTTCTCAAACCGGTTATGCCTACTTTGCGGAACTGCCCCAACAACTGACCTTTGCAGGCGAAAAAGTGCCGTTGGAGTATGCGGATGTTCGTGAAAGTTTGAAACGTTCAATGCTCACGGTTATGTATATGCACTCCACAACGATGCAAATTCTCGCACGCACGACCAGATACTTCCCCGTGGTGGTCCCCATTCTGAAGGAGCAGGGAATCCCCGAAGATTTCAAGTACCTGATGATGGCAGAAAGTCAGCTCAACCCCAATGCAGCATCGGCAGCGGGTGCACGAAGTTTTTGGCAATTTATTGAATCTACGGCTAAACAATATGGTTTGGAGACAGGGGGCAATGTAGATATGCGCTATGACATTGAATCGGCTACACGGGCGGCGTGCCGCTACCTGAAGGATGCCTACAAAAAATATGGTTCGTGGACAATGGCAGCAGCATCATATAATGTTGGTATGGCTGGAGTTAGCAACAGAGCGTCGAAACAGAGCGTAGAAAATTACTATGACCTCCACCTGCCCGAGGAGACTATGCGCTACGTTTTTAATATACTGGCTTACAAAGCTGTAACATTAAATCCGGCAAAGTATGGCTTCGAGCTTCGCAAGGAGGATTATTTGCAGCCCTACAAGAATTTCAGATATGTGGAGGTTAGCGGCGCGAAGATAGATTGGTCGCAAGTGGCAGCCGATAACGGCACTAATTACAAGATGTTACGCACGTTGAACCCGTGGATTCGCAGTTACGAGTATGAGAGTAAATCGGCACGAACTTTTCGCGTGGCAATTGCGACAGGTGATTTCAGAACATTAGGGCACTGA
- a CDS encoding putative membrane protein: protein MDIGVIILLVCAGILVGVINTFAGGGAALTIAVFTALGMPVNIANGTNRIPVLFQCLTMSATFHKQGYLDYKTGLKLSIPTVVGAIVGAQFASVVSNSLLTILLAIILIILLIVLLFNPEKAMRTSALAPRQPRATDFFLFLLIGLYGGCFHIGVGYFILAVVIMGMGYNLLEANALKGFIVLMYIPFSLTIFFIHGQVEVMYGVVHGIGNIIGSYVAARYARFFGMKFLRLFLITFIVITILDLFAIINIQKFLLNILQ from the coding sequence GTGGATATTGGAGTAATCATACTACTCGTGTGTGCCGGAATTTTGGTCGGGGTTATCAATACCTTTGCCGGAGGTGGTGCGGCGCTCACCATTGCCGTGTTCACGGCGCTTGGTATGCCCGTCAATATAGCTAATGGAACAAATCGTATACCGGTTCTTTTTCAGTGCCTTACAATGTCGGCAACCTTTCATAAGCAAGGGTATCTCGACTATAAAACGGGACTCAAACTGAGCATCCCGACAGTGGTGGGTGCAATTGTTGGAGCACAATTCGCCTCCGTGGTAAGTAATTCATTGCTAACTATTCTGCTCGCCATCATACTGATAATACTGCTAATAGTACTGCTCTTTAACCCCGAAAAGGCGATGCGTACCTCGGCACTTGCTCCTCGCCAACCGCGGGCTACGGACTTTTTTCTGTTTCTGCTTATTGGGCTTTACGGGGGCTGTTTTCATATCGGGGTGGGATATTTTATTCTTGCGGTGGTGATTATGGGAATGGGATATAATCTGCTGGAAGCAAATGCCTTGAAAGGTTTCATCGTATTGATGTACATACCCTTTTCGCTCACAATTTTCTTTATCCACGGACAGGTGGAGGTGATGTACGGCGTTGTCCACGGCATCGGAAATATCATCGGCTCATACGTTGCTGCGCGCTATGCCCGTTTCTTTGGTATGAAGTTTCTGAGATTATTCCTAATCACTTTTATCGTTATCACAATTTTAGACCTATTTGCAATAATAAATATTCAAAAATTCCTGTTAAATATCCTACAATGA